A segment of the Brevibacterium zhoupengii genome:
GCTGATCAACGCCTTCAACCGCATTTCGATCGCCAGCAACCACCCGGTCGCCCGCCCCCGCACCGCGGACAGCTGAGCACATGAGCGAAGCAGGGAACCCGAGAGTCGACTTCCGCTCCGATACCGTCACCACACCCAGTGCCCGAATGCGCAAAGCCATGGCCGACGCCGAGGTGGGCGACGCCGTCTACGACGAAGATCCGACGACCAATCGGCTCGAGTCGATGACTGCCGAAATTCTCGGCAAAGAGGCGGGCCTCTTCTTCCCCTCGGCCACGCAGGCCAACCTCGCCGGGATCATGGCTCACTGCGGCCGCGGTGACGAATACATCGTCGGCCAGACAGCCCACGCGTACCGCGACGAAGGCGGGGGAGCAGCAGTACTGGGATCGGTCCAACCGCAGCCGCTGCCCAACGAACCCGATGGGATCATCGATCTCGATGCAATCACCTCGGCGATCAAACCCGATCACTTCCACAACCCGATCACCCGGCTGCTGACTCTGGAGAACACCTTCAACGGACTGCCCCTGCCGGCCGACTACATCGAGGACGCGACCGAACTGGCGCGCAGCCACGGTCTGTCGACTCACCTCGACGGGGCACGGGTCATGAACGCAGCAGTGGCCACCAGCACTGAAGCCTCGGCGATCGCAGACCGGTTCGACTCGGTCTCGCTGTGCCTGTCGAAGGGCCTCGGCGCCCCTGTGGGCGCGCTGCTCGTGGGCACGAAGGAACTGGTGGGCCGGGCCAAGCGAATCCGCAAGACTCTGGGCGGCGGCATGCGCCAGACCGGAGTCCTCGCCGCGGCAGGAATCTACGCGCTCGAGCACAATGTGGACCGCATGCGCGAGGACCACGACCGGGCGAAACGACTGGCCGAGATCTTCGCGGACTTCCCCGAGCTGGGAGCAGGGGAGGCACGCACGAACATGGTCTTCCTGTATCCGGACGGAGTCGACATGGACGCCTTCTCAGCATTCCTCGCCGACCGTGACATCATCACCGGCGGAGCACACGGGAAGCTGCGCTGGGTCACGCATCTCGACATCGACGACGAGGCGATTGAGCGTGTACGGCGGGCGTGCAAGGAGTTCTTCGGACGGTGACCTCAGCGGTCGGGGCGTTCGCGACTCAGTTCTTCTTCGGACCGTCATAGATACGACGGCTGAACACGATCACAAATGTCAGCGCGAGCGCCACGATGCCGGTGATCGCGAACAGCAGGGCCCACCGATCGTCCTCGCCGAGGGTGCCTCCGACCGCCGTGCCCAACGCGCTGCCGGCGAAGAGGAATCCGGCGAACAGTGCGACCACTGTCCCGCGTGCCTGCGGCAGGACCGCGGTGGCCCAGGTCTGCAGCGAGGAATGCTGGAATGACCAGGTCGTTCCCAGCAGAAGAGCGGCGATGATGACCGTCAGCGTCGACAGATGGATGGTGAGAAGCCCGAAGGCGATCACCGTGGCGGTACCGCCGATGGCGATGAGCCGCGGCATGCTCAATCGTCGACTGAGGGCTTTGACCATGCGGGTGGTGATGATGACGCCGACCCCATAGGCCGCGGTGGCAAGGCCAGCGACGGCCGCGCCGATGCCCTGCGACTGCAGCGCCGGTGCCAGCAGCGTCAGCACCCCGAGGACCACGGCGCCCTCGACGAACGCCAAGGTGATGACGATGAGTACCCACCGGTGGGTAATCGCGGCTCGGATGGTTGCGATGACTCCGCCCTGTTCCTCACGTGGTGGTTCCGGCAGTCGGCGAAGTCCGAAGGCGCAGACGATCGCGAGGACAGCGGGGATGGCGAAGACGATTCTCCAATCGGCGAAGTGCGCCAGGACTCCGGCCAATGCTGTGGCACTGGCGGTTCCGACGGCGATCGCAGCCATGAGATCGGTCAGAGCCGGTTGCCGATGCGCCTCGGCGACGGTGTCCCCGACATAGGTCATCGAGGTCGGGACGACGGCCCCATAGAACGCACCTGACAAGGCGCGTGCAATGACGAGGATAGTCAGATTCGGGGCGAATGTCGCCACCACTCCCGCCGCGGCCGCAGCCAAAAGTGTTGCCTTCATCAGTCGGATGCGCCCGAGGCGGTCGGAGAGCACTCCCCAGACAGGCTGGCTGATGCCGTAGGCCAAGAAGTAGGCACTGGCGATGGTCAGTGCCTGGGCAAGGGATGCGCCGAGGTCGTGGGCGACGAGCACGACGAGAGGGCTGATGGCGAAACGATCGAAGCTGCTGACGAACGCCGCCACGGAGACAGGAAACGGGGGACGCGTCGGACCAGGTAGAACAGCGGCAGCACTCACGATGGATCACTGTACTCCGGACACGGCGAAGCACGGGTGGCTTTCGACTGCTATTTGTTACCAAGGGGTATGTTAAATCAGATGCGCAATTGGACAGAATAGTGGCTTTGACCTCGGGAAATATCACTGATTAAATCAAGGTGCCTTCATAAATGTGAAGGGTCAAAACGAAGGGAACATCATGATCAACCTCAACCTGCCTGACATCCTCAACTCCATCCTTGCGGCTCTCGGCCTCGCCTGATCTGACTACGGATTGACGCGACGGCAACCGTCGCAACGAAGGCTTCTTCTCGATTGAGAAGGGGCCTTCGTCGCCTCCTCGGTCCGGGAGCGGCCCGATGCTAACTCGCTAGGGCAGGTCCTCGTCACTTCACATGCGTGGTGGTGGTCAGGCAGTCTCGTCGAGTATTTCACCGAAGCGGCGCAGAACGTGGCTGCACCAGGCGCTTTTGCTTTCTCTATCGTGGAGCCTGGCGTTGGTTGGTA
Coding sequences within it:
- the ltaE gene encoding low-specificity L-threonine aldolase encodes the protein MSEAGNPRVDFRSDTVTTPSARMRKAMADAEVGDAVYDEDPTTNRLESMTAEILGKEAGLFFPSATQANLAGIMAHCGRGDEYIVGQTAHAYRDEGGGAAVLGSVQPQPLPNEPDGIIDLDAITSAIKPDHFHNPITRLLTLENTFNGLPLPADYIEDATELARSHGLSTHLDGARVMNAAVATSTEASAIADRFDSVSLCLSKGLGAPVGALLVGTKELVGRAKRIRKTLGGGMRQTGVLAAAGIYALEHNVDRMREDHDRAKRLAEIFADFPELGAGEARTNMVFLYPDGVDMDAFSAFLADRDIITGGAHGKLRWVTHLDIDDEAIERVRRACKEFFGR
- a CDS encoding MFS transporter; its protein translation is MAAFVSSFDRFAISPLVVLVAHDLGASLAQALTIASAYFLAYGISQPVWGVLSDRLGRIRLMKATLLAAAAAGVVATFAPNLTILVIARALSGAFYGAVVPTSMTYVGDTVAEAHRQPALTDLMAAIAVGTASATALAGVLAHFADWRIVFAIPAVLAIVCAFGLRRLPEPPREEQGGVIATIRAAITHRWVLIVITLAFVEGAVVLGVLTLLAPALQSQGIGAAVAGLATAAYGVGVIITTRMVKALSRRLSMPRLIAIGGTATVIAFGLLTIHLSTLTVIIAALLLGTTWSFQHSSLQTWATAVLPQARGTVVALFAGFLFAGSALGTAVGGTLGEDDRWALLFAITGIVALALTFVIVFSRRIYDGPKKN